The following proteins come from a genomic window of Flavobacterium crocinum:
- a CDS encoding ABC transporter permease, whose protein sequence is MTSANLWNVLRQISVNVCISVGMTLVVLMAGIDLSVGSVLGFTAAVCAGLLKNGLSFESMDLFVGFSVLGAILVSILIGLALGLFNGWVITKFSIPPFVATLAMLTIARGLTMLYTEGIPISNLGTEFEFIGSGWILGIPAPVWISIFMVLIVLFLTKKTTFGRYIYAIGGNERAAFLSGININKIKLTVYGIAGMMAAVGGVLVTSRLNSAQPNAGTSYELDSIAAVVIGGTSLSGGIGTVAGTVIGAIIIGVLNNGLVLLDVSPFWQQVVKGFVILLAVIIDKMNQKNK, encoded by the coding sequence ATGACCAGCGCCAATCTTTGGAATGTATTGAGACAAATATCTGTGAATGTTTGTATTTCTGTCGGAATGACTTTAGTGGTTTTGATGGCAGGAATTGATCTTTCGGTAGGTTCTGTATTAGGTTTTACCGCAGCAGTATGTGCCGGTTTATTAAAAAACGGACTCTCATTTGAGTCTATGGATTTATTTGTCGGCTTTTCCGTTTTAGGAGCGATTTTAGTATCCATTCTTATCGGTTTGGCTTTAGGTCTTTTCAACGGTTGGGTAATTACCAAATTCTCCATCCCTCCTTTTGTAGCTACACTGGCAATGTTAACTATAGCCCGCGGACTAACAATGCTTTATACAGAGGGGATTCCTATTTCTAATTTAGGTACTGAATTTGAATTCATTGGATCTGGATGGATTTTAGGGATTCCGGCACCGGTATGGATTTCTATATTTATGGTGCTGATCGTTCTATTTTTAACTAAAAAAACAACTTTCGGAAGATATATTTACGCCATTGGCGGTAACGAAAGAGCCGCATTTTTATCAGGAATAAATATCAATAAAATTAAATTGACAGTTTACGGAATTGCCGGAATGATGGCTGCTGTAGGCGGTGTTTTAGTTACCTCAAGGCTTAACTCAGCCCAGCCAAATGCCGGTACAAGTTACGAACTGGATTCAATTGCGGCTGTGGTCATTGGGGGAACATCACTTTCAGGCGGTATTGGCACCGTTGCAGGAACCGTAATAGGCGCGATAATTATTGGTGTTTTAAACAATGGATTGGTTTTATTGGATGTATCACCTTTTTGGCAGCAGGTCGTGAAAGGATTTGTTATTTTGTTAGCAGTAATCATTGACAAAATGAATCAAAAAAACAAATAA
- a CDS encoding nucleoside hydrolase-like domain-containing protein: MNKLIFTILFCAISKILLAQQPVPVKPRILVSTDIGGTDPDDNQSMIHLLMYSEKFDIEGLVSSPSYGEGNKKEILRTIDLYEKDLPKLQKHVQGLALPKYLRSVTKQGKKGAAPYDGFSTSTEGSDWIIKCALKKSKQPLWILVWGGLEDLAQALHDKPEIQKNIKVFWIGGPNKKWSANSYAYIVENFPNLWFIESNSSYYGFFSDNVAENLNGKNYYKNYINEAGFLGKDYKDNRYEGRLKMGDTPSLLYMMDGDPNNPMKESWGGSYIKMNYSSKIVFERNTSIKDTVPVFSIMEFHFKGPVVAIPKDSVCITMTVQAEIGEQKWDGFYLGSGNYVVRYSPKRTEKLTYKVTSSIPGFKDQTGTFWVNNLWPGKNNTTDYVLGKNWYTDRPNPELYDDIWQGGKTVLKWRSDVLLDWAKRWDWLR, from the coding sequence ATGAACAAACTGATTTTCACCATTCTATTTTGTGCGATTTCTAAAATACTTTTAGCACAACAGCCAGTACCCGTTAAGCCCAGAATATTAGTAAGTACTGATATTGGAGGTACAGATCCTGATGATAACCAATCTATGATTCATCTTTTAATGTACAGCGAGAAGTTTGATATTGAAGGACTTGTTTCTTCGCCTTCTTATGGCGAAGGTAATAAAAAAGAAATACTACGAACAATTGATCTATACGAAAAAGATCTGCCAAAACTACAAAAACACGTTCAGGGATTAGCTTTACCAAAATATTTACGTTCTGTAACAAAACAAGGAAAAAAAGGTGCTGCACCATACGACGGATTCAGTACTTCAACCGAAGGTTCTGACTGGATTATTAAATGTGCACTTAAAAAAAGTAAACAGCCTCTTTGGATATTGGTTTGGGGAGGGCTAGAAGATTTAGCGCAGGCATTACATGACAAACCAGAAATTCAGAAAAACATAAAGGTATTTTGGATAGGCGGGCCTAATAAAAAATGGAGCGCAAATAGTTATGCTTATATAGTGGAGAATTTTCCAAATCTCTGGTTTATAGAATCCAATTCATCCTACTACGGATTTTTCTCAGATAATGTTGCTGAAAATTTAAATGGAAAAAATTACTACAAAAACTATATCAACGAAGCTGGTTTTTTAGGTAAAGACTATAAAGATAATCGTTATGAAGGCAGATTAAAAATGGGCGATACTCCCTCATTATTGTATATGATGGATGGAGACCCTAATAACCCGATGAAAGAAAGCTGGGGAGGCAGCTACATCAAAATGAATTACAGTTCCAAAATTGTATTCGAAAGAAATACATCAATTAAGGACACAGTACCTGTTTTTTCTATAATGGAATTTCATTTTAAAGGCCCCGTTGTTGCTATTCCAAAAGATTCTGTCTGCATTACGATGACAGTTCAGGCAGAAATTGGAGAACAGAAATGGGACGGATTTTACCTAGGCAGTGGAAATTATGTTGTACGATATTCTCCTAAACGTACTGAAAAACTGACCTATAAAGTAACTTCGAGTATTCCTGGATTTAAAGATCAGACTGGCACTTTTTGGGTAAATAATCTCTGGCCGGGAAAAAATAATACAACAGACTATGTTTTAGGCAAGAATTGGTACACAGATCGACCAAATCCTGAACTTTATGATGATATTTGGCAAGGCGGTAAAACGGTTTTGAAATGGAGAAGCGATGTCCTTTTAGATTGGGCTAAACGCTGGGATTGGCTTCGATGA
- a CDS encoding SusC/RagA family TonB-linked outer membrane protein: MKVKYYIFFLGLLLCMPIYGQQQKEIKGKITDGLGLPVPGVNIVEKGTTNGVQSDLDGKFSLKVKSEKAVLIATYVGFKTKEVLLNGQTNVSIKLEEDSAKLDEVVVVGYGSVKKKDLTGSVVSVGADKLEGRSNVNALQSLGGQASGVQIIQSQGAPGLAPTVKIRGASSINAGTTPLYVIDGIPLEDNTTNSTDAGISGGSNLSFNRNPLNSINPNDIESIDILKDASSAAIYGSRGANGVVIITTKQGKAGKTKIDAIFESGVSKVIRKVDMMNASEFIAYNTAARNNSWATTVAANPSATRGIGLTVPVEFSDPAWIARIGQGTDWQDVALRTATNMNFQLSASGGTEKTQFMTSLGYINSEGVVDSNTYERINVRSNLKHKFNDKVRMGINIGLSQIKEAPYGTGGKSDVVGLALQSDPFFPMYVETGSLGFKDPASIWNTFAKYGFQLWHPYSLTREAIAKKRTNVSIITSFLEWDVMKDLTFKTSVSSNIENTVHNFYWNAGQNWGYSGWVPAQADFKTLQSNNWISESTLNYNKKFNENHNLNVLAGFSAQEQRTDLSSMSAGSFPNDLVHTLNAGVVNAGYTSSEEWSLLSYLARANYSYKGKYLLTAAIRADGSSRFGANNKWGYFPSGSLAWRISEESFLKESTWLSNLKVRLSYGETGNNSIPNYGSIGVLGYSPYVSSGTVNQGIYTSNFADKNLKWEKTGQTNFGVDVSVFNGRVKFTGDIYYSKTKDLLLNVPIPIISGFASTLTNIGELENRGFEVSLSTINIDRKFKWSTDFNIFANRNKVLKLGANNAPIDINVSSMTSRTAVGQPVGMYYGYVIDGVIMSQAELDSKAYPVWPGSEAGDPRVRDVNNDGKINSDDRTYLGNYQPDFQWGLTNNFSYSGFELSVLLRGSQGGEILNHSARYLKSGVGGGNRNMYSVVNNYWKSDADPGNGMIPKPRMTPNTVQDFGSSYWVEDGSFVRIQNIRLGYNLPKSLVEKLKITNIKLYVNMENVHVFSKYLGYDPEGSTYQSGSMVGFDYGAYPNPFTATMGLNVSF, encoded by the coding sequence ATGAAAGTAAAATATTATATATTTTTTCTAGGACTATTACTATGCATGCCAATTTATGGGCAGCAGCAAAAAGAAATTAAAGGAAAAATTACGGATGGTTTGGGATTACCTGTACCAGGAGTAAATATTGTTGAAAAAGGAACCACAAATGGAGTCCAAAGTGATTTAGACGGAAAATTTTCATTAAAGGTAAAAAGTGAAAAAGCAGTATTAATCGCTACTTATGTAGGTTTTAAAACCAAAGAAGTTTTGTTAAACGGACAAACAAATGTTTCAATTAAATTAGAGGAAGACTCTGCTAAATTAGATGAAGTGGTTGTTGTAGGTTATGGCTCTGTCAAGAAAAAAGATCTGACAGGATCGGTGGTTTCTGTTGGGGCAGATAAATTAGAGGGCAGGTCAAATGTTAATGCTCTTCAATCGCTTGGAGGACAGGCTTCTGGTGTTCAGATTATTCAATCTCAAGGTGCTCCGGGTCTTGCTCCAACCGTAAAAATACGAGGTGCATCTTCTATAAATGCCGGAACTACTCCTCTTTATGTTATTGATGGTATTCCACTGGAAGATAATACAACTAATTCGACTGATGCAGGAATTAGCGGAGGAAGCAATTTAAGTTTTAACCGAAATCCATTGAATTCCATTAACCCTAACGATATTGAGTCGATTGATATTTTGAAAGATGCATCTTCTGCCGCCATTTATGGTTCTAGGGGTGCAAATGGTGTTGTTATTATTACAACTAAGCAGGGAAAAGCAGGTAAGACTAAAATTGATGCAATTTTCGAGTCTGGTGTTTCTAAAGTTATCCGTAAAGTAGACATGATGAATGCATCAGAATTTATTGCCTACAATACTGCTGCAAGAAATAATTCATGGGCGACAACTGTTGCCGCAAATCCATCAGCTACGAGAGGGATTGGTTTAACTGTTCCTGTAGAATTCTCTGATCCGGCCTGGATTGCCCGTATTGGACAGGGGACTGACTGGCAGGATGTAGCATTGAGAACTGCCACTAACATGAACTTTCAGTTGTCGGCTTCTGGCGGAACTGAGAAAACACAATTTATGACATCATTGGGTTATATAAATTCAGAAGGTGTAGTAGACAGTAATACTTATGAAAGAATTAATGTAAGATCAAACCTCAAGCATAAATTTAATGATAAAGTTCGTATGGGGATAAATATTGGTCTTAGTCAGATAAAAGAAGCACCATACGGTACAGGAGGAAAAAGTGATGTGGTGGGCTTGGCTTTGCAAAGTGACCCATTTTTTCCAATGTATGTTGAAACGGGAAGTCTTGGTTTTAAAGATCCTGCCTCAATTTGGAATACATTTGCTAAATACGGTTTCCAGTTGTGGCATCCTTATTCTTTAACAAGAGAAGCCATTGCTAAAAAAAGAACCAATGTATCTATAATTACTTCTTTTCTTGAATGGGATGTCATGAAAGATTTGACTTTTAAGACTTCTGTGAGTTCTAATATTGAGAATACAGTGCATAATTTCTATTGGAATGCAGGCCAGAACTGGGGATACTCAGGATGGGTCCCGGCACAGGCTGATTTCAAAACGCTACAATCTAATAATTGGATTTCGGAAAGCACACTAAATTACAACAAGAAATTTAATGAAAATCACAATTTGAATGTTTTGGCTGGGTTTTCTGCCCAAGAACAGCGTACAGATTTGAGTAGTATGTCAGCTGGTAGTTTCCCAAATGATTTAGTACATACCTTGAATGCTGGTGTTGTAAATGCCGGCTACACTTCTTCAGAAGAGTGGTCATTGCTTTCTTATTTGGCTCGTGCCAATTATTCCTATAAAGGCAAATATCTGCTAACTGCAGCAATCCGAGCGGATGGTTCTTCCCGTTTTGGAGCTAACAACAAGTGGGGATATTTTCCATCAGGATCGCTTGCATGGCGTATTTCTGAAGAATCTTTCTTAAAGGAATCTACTTGGTTGAGTAATTTAAAAGTTAGGTTAAGCTATGGGGAAACCGGTAACAATTCGATTCCAAATTACGGATCAATTGGTGTGTTAGGGTATAGCCCATATGTAAGTTCCGGTACGGTAAACCAAGGTATTTATACATCAAATTTTGCTGATAAAAACTTAAAATGGGAAAAAACAGGCCAAACCAACTTTGGGGTTGATGTAAGTGTTTTTAATGGACGTGTGAAATTTACAGGTGACATTTATTATTCAAAAACAAAAGATTTACTGCTTAATGTTCCTATTCCAATTATTTCTGGTTTTGCTTCTACTTTGACAAACATCGGAGAGCTGGAAAATAGAGGATTTGAAGTAAGTCTTAGTACAATTAATATAGACAGAAAATTCAAATGGAGTACTGATTTTAACATTTTTGCCAACCGAAATAAAGTATTAAAACTTGGTGCAAATAATGCTCCAATTGATATTAATGTCTCCAGTATGACATCGCGAACTGCTGTAGGACAGCCGGTTGGAATGTATTATGGTTATGTTATTGATGGTGTAATTATGTCGCAGGCGGAGTTGGACAGCAAAGCATATCCTGTCTGGCCGGGCAGTGAAGCGGGTGATCCTAGAGTAAGGGATGTCAACAACGATGGTAAAATTAATTCTGACGACAGAACTTATTTAGGTAACTATCAGCCTGATTTTCAATGGGGCTTAACGAATAATTTTTCTTATTCAGGATTTGAGCTTTCTGTCTTGTTACGCGGTTCACAGGGAGGAGAAATTCTTAACCATAGTGCCAGATATCTAAAATCAGGTGTAGGAGGAGGAAACCGTAACATGTATTCTGTTGTAAACAATTATTGGAAATCTGACGCAGATCCAGGAAACGGAATGATTCCTAAACCTCGAATGACGCCAAACACTGTTCAGGATTTTGGCTCAAGCTACTGGGTCGAAGATGGATCATTTGTTCGTATCCAAAATATACGTCTGGGTTATAACTTGCCAAAAAGCTTAGTTGAAAAATTGAAAATAACTAACATAAAGTTATATGTAAATATGGAAAATGTACATGTGTTCTCGAAATATTTAGGCTATGATCCGGAAGGTAGTACATATCAATCTGGTTCAATGGTGGGCTTTGATTATGGAGCTTATCCAAATCCTTTTACAGCAACTATGGGACTAAATGTTAGTTTTTAA
- a CDS encoding RagB/SusD family nutrient uptake outer membrane protein, whose translation MKKIITMLFCGLFLLGCSSDFLDKAPISNANEENFYKSQKDIETALWSAYNSLYLLYGPESLPSFYGELMSDNAYSDNASGRVQDYESFELHTMKIDNELVFNFWNNYYKSIYIVNNIIASAEKLDFANRDALIGEAKFLRSLYYFDMVRAWGDVPLVTTPISIAQAYAQARTPKDQVYDQIIKDLDFAAAKLPIKTSQRFVGAASQEAANTLLGKVYLTIGNKAKAAETLLKVYGKFSLVPYADLWDLTKKNGASSIFEIQYKGGISNPYSLYWAMFTPVDNRVVTAWGGGFNQVANDLWNAYEANDPRRDISIQNGYKTPNGSTVNVKFTIKWKDAKAPVNGLREASDNNFIILRYADVLLMLTEATSDPKYMNEVRARVGLPAYGTAGYPTQYNTVALALEHESQVEFACEFHRWFDLIRTGRAIPVIKNSSKNITLTEANLLLPIPFLVINQNPGVITQNEAYK comes from the coding sequence ATGAAAAAAATAATAACAATGCTTTTTTGTGGCTTATTCCTATTAGGATGTAGTTCGGATTTTTTAGATAAGGCCCCTATTTCAAATGCTAATGAAGAGAATTTTTATAAATCTCAAAAAGATATTGAAACAGCATTGTGGTCTGCTTATAATTCACTTTATCTCTTGTATGGTCCCGAAAGTCTGCCGTCGTTCTATGGTGAGTTAATGTCTGATAATGCATACAGTGATAATGCTTCCGGAAGGGTACAAGACTATGAAAGTTTCGAATTGCATACGATGAAAATCGATAATGAGTTAGTATTCAATTTCTGGAATAACTATTATAAGTCAATCTATATTGTAAATAATATTATTGCCAGTGCCGAAAAACTCGATTTTGCCAATAGGGATGCCTTAATTGGAGAAGCAAAGTTTTTACGTTCTTTATACTATTTTGACATGGTTCGTGCCTGGGGTGATGTGCCATTGGTTACAACTCCAATCAGTATTGCTCAAGCTTATGCACAAGCGCGCACACCAAAGGATCAGGTGTATGACCAAATTATCAAGGATCTTGATTTTGCAGCAGCTAAATTGCCAATAAAAACAAGTCAGCGTTTTGTAGGAGCTGCCAGTCAGGAAGCTGCCAATACTCTGCTAGGAAAGGTTTATCTCACTATAGGAAATAAAGCAAAAGCGGCTGAAACGTTGTTGAAAGTGTATGGCAAGTTTAGTCTGGTGCCTTATGCTGATTTATGGGATTTAACCAAGAAAAACGGTGCGTCGTCTATTTTTGAGATTCAATATAAAGGAGGTATATCTAATCCATATAGTTTATATTGGGCAATGTTCACACCAGTTGACAATCGTGTGGTTACCGCTTGGGGGGGAGGATTTAATCAGGTTGCCAATGATTTATGGAATGCCTATGAAGCAAATGACCCAAGGAGAGATATTTCTATTCAAAATGGATATAAAACTCCAAATGGTTCGACTGTCAATGTGAAATTTACAATTAAATGGAAAGATGCAAAAGCTCCTGTTAATGGTTTAAGAGAAGCTTCGGATAATAACTTTATCATTCTTCGTTACGCAGATGTACTTCTAATGTTGACAGAAGCAACTTCAGATCCAAAATACATGAACGAAGTCCGTGCCCGTGTTGGGTTGCCAGCTTATGGAACGGCAGGTTATCCAACTCAATACAATACGGTTGCTCTTGCTTTAGAACATGAATCTCAAGTAGAATTTGCATGCGAATTCCATCGTTGGTTTGATTTAATAAGAACTGGAAGAGCGATTCCGGTAATTAAAAACAGCAGTAAAAATATCACTCTTACCGAAGCGAACTTATTATTGCCTATTCCGTTTTTGGTAATTAATCAAAATCCGGGTGTTATTACGCAAAATGAGGCCTACAAATAA
- a CDS encoding FGGY family carbohydrate kinase, with the protein MKKYILAIDQGTSSTKTILFDELGLAVSKGSVDLKTNYFDNGFVEQNPEDIYQNVLDSVRLCLNNFTGQGFLLTDIVSCGISNQRETFVLWDKNGKALAPALVWACKRSISICTDLIEKGQNDIIKQKTGLLLDPYFSGTKLLWLIQNDAELKTRIENGEVYFGTVDCWLLYKLTNGIHFKTDYTNASRTLLFNIHTLKWDTEILEKWGLSNLTLPQVFPSSHDFGEMDLSQIFDDNINISIPITSLIGDSHAASFGEGCFEKGTAKVTMGTGSSIMMNIGDEAVLSNSGMLTTICWSTEDRIDYALEGAIVSCGSTIEWLKNELQLFSNPDETASMAMEIYDNSGVYLIPAFSGLGAPHWQMTRKASIEGMTFGTTKNHIVRAALESIPYQIKDVIEAMTKDIKAPLKSISVNGGMTQNKFVVHFLADLLGIPLNKQQNSDVSALGAAYLSGLKSGVYKDIEQLSTLVKNQTEQVLTDSNNELPANGYLGWKEKIKKEIV; encoded by the coding sequence ATGAAAAAATATATTTTAGCTATTGACCAGGGTACGAGCAGTACTAAAACCATACTTTTTGACGAATTAGGACTAGCTGTTTCTAAAGGAAGTGTGGATCTAAAAACGAATTATTTTGACAATGGTTTTGTAGAACAAAATCCAGAAGATATTTACCAAAATGTTCTTGATTCTGTTCGCCTTTGCTTGAATAATTTCACTGGTCAGGGATTTCTTCTGACAGATATTGTATCTTGTGGTATCAGCAATCAAAGAGAAACATTTGTTCTTTGGGATAAAAACGGAAAAGCATTGGCTCCGGCATTAGTCTGGGCCTGCAAGCGTTCCATTAGTATCTGTACTGATTTAATTGAAAAAGGTCAGAATGATATCATCAAACAAAAAACCGGCCTGCTTTTAGACCCTTATTTTTCGGGTACTAAATTACTTTGGCTAATACAAAATGATGCTGAACTAAAAACAAGAATAGAAAATGGTGAAGTTTATTTTGGAACAGTAGATTGTTGGCTTTTATATAAATTAACCAATGGAATTCATTTCAAAACCGATTATACAAATGCTTCCAGGACGTTGCTTTTCAATATTCATACTCTAAAATGGGATACTGAAATTCTTGAAAAATGGGGATTAAGCAACTTAACCTTGCCTCAGGTCTTCCCGTCATCACATGATTTTGGAGAAATGGATTTGAGTCAGATTTTCGACGATAATATTAATATTTCTATTCCAATTACTTCTTTAATTGGAGATTCTCATGCGGCTTCTTTTGGAGAAGGCTGTTTCGAAAAAGGTACTGCAAAAGTCACCATGGGAACAGGAAGTTCTATTATGATGAATATTGGCGATGAAGCCGTTTTATCAAATTCCGGAATGCTTACAACCATTTGCTGGAGTACAGAAGACCGAATAGATTATGCCCTGGAAGGTGCTATTGTTTCCTGTGGATCCACCATAGAATGGCTTAAGAATGAATTGCAATTATTTTCAAATCCTGATGAAACAGCCTCTATGGCGATGGAAATTTATGATAATTCCGGCGTTTATTTAATTCCCGCTTTTAGCGGATTAGGCGCACCTCATTGGCAAATGACCCGAAAAGCATCAATTGAAGGAATGACTTTTGGGACAACTAAAAATCATATCGTGAGAGCGGCTTTGGAAAGCATCCCGTATCAAATAAAAGATGTAATTGAAGCCATGACAAAAGACATAAAAGCGCCATTAAAATCTATTTCTGTAAACGGAGGTATGACTCAGAATAAATTTGTGGTTCATTTTTTAGCTGATTTATTAGGAATTCCGTTGAACAAGCAGCAAAATTCCGATGTTTCTGCTTTAGGAGCTGCCTATTTATCCGGGCTGAAAAGCGGAGTTTATAAAGATATTGAACAGCTCTCTACTCTTGTTAAAAACCAGACAGAACAGGTTTTAACTGATTCGAATAATGAACTGCCTGCAAATGGATATTTGGGCTGGAAGGAAAAAATAAAAAAGGAAATAGTTTAA